Proteins encoded in a region of the Halosimplex halophilum genome:
- a CDS encoding stage II sporulation protein M, with protein MTVTDGPVVAGALTRRFAVLRSAVRANGRLIGAAAAVYLSGAVLGLGVGSTLDYARLARASGGTAVAGAGAGASFADLLAINLAVAVALLAGTVTFGTVPLVLLFSNGVFHFYFVGLVPAGPLEVAALLVPHGLFELPALWIAGAAGFRLPVNFLSYLRERRDTVVDRSELRELGVLAALALSLIVVGAVVEATVTTWLAGHVL; from the coding sequence ATGACGGTCACTGACGGTCCGGTCGTCGCGGGGGCGCTGACGCGTCGGTTCGCCGTGCTCCGGTCGGCGGTCCGAGCCAACGGACGGCTGATCGGCGCCGCGGCGGCCGTCTATCTGTCCGGTGCGGTGCTGGGGCTGGGCGTCGGCTCGACGCTCGACTACGCGCGACTGGCACGGGCCAGCGGCGGCACCGCGGTCGCCGGGGCCGGAGCGGGCGCTTCCTTCGCCGACCTGCTGGCGATCAACCTCGCAGTGGCCGTCGCGCTGCTCGCCGGCACCGTGACGTTCGGCACCGTGCCGCTCGTGTTACTGTTCTCCAACGGGGTGTTCCACTTCTACTTCGTCGGGCTGGTCCCGGCCGGCCCCCTCGAGGTCGCCGCGTTGCTGGTCCCACACGGGCTGTTCGAACTCCCCGCCCTGTGGATCGCGGGGGCGGCGGGGTTCCGGCTCCCCGTCAACTTCCTGTCGTACCTGCGCGAGCGGCGCGACACCGTGGTCGACCGGTCCGAACTGCGCGAACTCGGCGTGCTCGCGGCGCTCGCGCTCTCGCTGATCGTCGTCGGCGCGGTCGTCGAAGCCACGGTCACGACCTGGCTGGCGGGTCACGTCCTGTGA